In a genomic window of Pseudomonas mohnii:
- a CDS encoding cupredoxin domain-containing protein gives MKARLLAVVCVLLSMPVWAQEVKVDIKEFMFGPKDLNVAVGTKVTWVNDDEIPHTVAETHKLFRSGALDTGDSYSWVFNTPGEYEYFCALHPQMLGKIVVSQ, from the coding sequence ATGAAAGCGCGATTGTTGGCTGTTGTTTGCGTGTTGCTGTCGATGCCGGTGTGGGCTCAGGAGGTGAAAGTCGATATCAAGGAATTCATGTTCGGGCCCAAGGATTTGAACGTAGCGGTGGGCACCAAAGTGACCTGGGTGAATGACGACGAAATTCCGCACACGGTGGCGGAAACCCACAAGCTGTTTCGCTCCGGGGCGCTGGATACCGGTGACAGCTATTCCTGGGTGTTCAATACACCGGGGGAGTATGAGTATTTCTGTGCACTGCATCCGCAGATGCTGGGGAAGATTGTGGTCAGCCAATGA
- the tynA gene encoding primary-amine oxidase yields the protein MFTSLALRNRKPLARLALAITLGTLGLPYWAGNAQAHGGHAEMVPLQAGLEEFGATVKWDDYSNLFTIAKDGVYLKVKPNSKVAMLNGKPMALTVPVVFKGKTAFMSKDFINQVFQSGLDKTFVVETRPNPLNPLSADEITTAVDIVKKSEHYQPGLRFTEVSVKEPPKDQVWNFVYTGQKVDQPRQANIVVLDGKHVIEALVDLDSKELKSWKPIEGAHGMVLLDDFATVQSAVETSPEYAEALAKRGITDVKKVVATPLTVGYFDGKDGLAQDKRLLKIVSYLNTDDGNYWAHPIEGLVAIVDLEQKKLIKIEDEALIPVPMKPTPYDGRGRKGTSVKPLEIIEPEGKNYTITGNSIHWQNWDFHVRLDSRVGPILSTVTYDDKGKKRKIMYEGSLGGMIVPYGDPDVGWYFKAYLDSGDYGMGTLTSPIARGKDAPENAVLLDATIADYTGAPTAIPRAMAVFERYAGPEYKHQEMGQPNLSTERRELVVRWISTVGNYDYIFDWVFQQNGTIGIDAGATGIEAVKGVKSKTMHEDTAKEDTRYGTLLDHNIVGTTHQHIYNFRLDMDVDGESNSLVEVNPVIAPNDRGGPRTSTMQTETKVVSTEQQAAQKFDPSTVRLLTNFSKENKVGNPVSYQLIPYAGGTHPVAKGANFGKDEWLYHRLSFMDKQLWVTQYNPEEKYPEGKYPNRSDKDSGLGQFTQDNHSIENTDDVVWLTTGTTHIARAEEWPIMPTEWVHVLLKPWNFFDETPTLNLNAPK from the coding sequence ATGTTCACCTCCCTTGCGTTGCGAAACAGAAAACCGCTTGCCCGGCTCGCCCTGGCGATCACCCTGGGCACCCTCGGCCTGCCTTATTGGGCAGGCAATGCCCAGGCCCATGGCGGTCACGCCGAAATGGTGCCGCTGCAGGCGGGCCTTGAGGAGTTTGGCGCCACGGTCAAATGGGACGACTATTCCAACCTGTTCACCATTGCCAAGGACGGGGTCTACCTCAAGGTCAAGCCGAACAGCAAAGTGGCCATGCTCAACGGCAAGCCCATGGCGCTGACGGTGCCAGTGGTGTTCAAGGGCAAGACCGCCTTCATGTCCAAGGACTTCATCAACCAGGTGTTCCAGTCCGGTCTGGACAAGACCTTTGTCGTCGAAACCCGCCCTAACCCGCTCAATCCCCTGAGCGCGGACGAAATCACCACGGCGGTGGACATCGTCAAGAAGTCCGAGCATTACCAGCCTGGTTTGCGCTTCACCGAAGTCTCGGTCAAGGAGCCGCCGAAAGATCAGGTGTGGAACTTCGTCTACACCGGGCAGAAGGTCGACCAGCCGCGCCAGGCCAATATCGTGGTGCTGGACGGCAAGCACGTGATCGAAGCGCTGGTCGATCTCGACAGCAAGGAACTGAAGTCCTGGAAACCGATTGAAGGCGCCCATGGCATGGTGCTGCTGGACGATTTCGCCACGGTGCAATCGGCCGTCGAGACCAGCCCGGAATACGCAGAAGCGCTGGCCAAGCGCGGCATCACCGATGTGAAAAAGGTCGTGGCCACTCCGCTGACCGTCGGCTACTTCGACGGCAAGGACGGCCTGGCCCAGGACAAGCGCCTGCTGAAGATCGTCAGCTACCTCAATACCGATGACGGCAACTATTGGGCGCATCCGATCGAAGGCCTGGTGGCGATTGTCGATCTGGAGCAGAAGAAACTCATCAAGATCGAAGACGAAGCGCTTATCCCGGTGCCAATGAAGCCGACGCCGTATGACGGGCGCGGGCGCAAGGGTACGTCGGTCAAGCCGCTGGAGATCATCGAGCCCGAGGGCAAGAACTACACCATCACCGGCAACAGCATTCACTGGCAGAACTGGGATTTCCATGTTCGCCTCGACTCACGCGTGGGGCCGATCCTGTCCACCGTCACCTATGACGACAAGGGCAAGAAACGCAAAATCATGTACGAGGGTTCGCTGGGCGGCATGATCGTGCCGTATGGCGATCCGGATGTCGGCTGGTACTTCAAGGCCTACCTGGATTCGGGCGACTACGGCATGGGCACCCTGACCTCGCCGATCGCCCGGGGCAAAGACGCCCCGGAAAACGCCGTGCTGCTGGATGCCACCATCGCCGACTACACCGGCGCCCCGACGGCGATCCCGCGCGCCATGGCGGTGTTCGAACGCTACGCCGGCCCCGAGTACAAACACCAGGAAATGGGCCAGCCCAACCTCAGTACCGAACGCCGGGAACTGGTGGTGCGCTGGATCAGCACCGTCGGCAACTATGACTACATCTTCGACTGGGTCTTCCAGCAGAACGGCACCATCGGCATCGACGCCGGCGCTACCGGCATCGAAGCGGTCAAGGGTGTGAAATCCAAGACCATGCACGAGGACACCGCCAAGGAAGACACCCGTTACGGCACCCTGCTCGATCACAACATCGTCGGCACCACCCACCAGCACATCTACAACTTCCGCCTCGACATGGACGTGGACGGTGAAAGCAACTCGCTGGTGGAGGTGAACCCGGTGATCGCCCCGAACGACCGTGGCGGACCGCGTACCAGCACCATGCAGACCGAAACCAAAGTGGTCAGCACCGAGCAGCAGGCGGCGCAGAAATTCGACCCGTCGACCGTTCGCCTGCTGACCAACTTCAGCAAGGAAAACAAGGTCGGCAACCCGGTGTCCTATCAGTTGATTCCCTATGCCGGCGGCACGCACCCGGTGGCCAAGGGCGCCAACTTCGGCAAGGACGAATGGCTGTATCACCGCCTGAGCTTCATGGACAAGCAACTGTGGGTGACGCAATACAACCCGGAGGAGAAATACCCGGAAGGCAAGTACCCGAATCGCTCGGACAAAGACTCGGGCCTGGGGCAGTTCACCCAGGACAACCACTCCATCGAAAACACCGACGACGTCGTGTGGCTGACCACTGGCACCACCCACATCGCCCGCGCCGAAGAGTGGCCGATCATGCCGACCGAGTGGGTGCATGTGCTGCTCAAACCGTGGAACTTCTTCGATGAAACGCCGACGCTGAACCTCAACGCACCCAAATAA